The following are encoded in a window of Poecile atricapillus isolate bPoeAtr1 chromosome 21, bPoeAtr1.hap1, whole genome shotgun sequence genomic DNA:
- the SUPT4H1 gene encoding transcription elongation factor SPT4, with translation MAAISLETVPKDLRHLRACLLCSLVKTIDQFEYDGCDNCETYLQMKGNREMVYDCTSSSFDGIIAMMSPEDSWVSKWQRISTFKPGVYAVSVTGRLPQGIVRELKSRGVAYKSRDTAIKT, from the exons ATGGCCGCGATCTCGCTGGAGACCGTCCCCAAGGACCTGCGGCACCTGCGggcctgcctgctctgctccctcgTCAAG ACCATCGACCAGTTTGAGTATGATGGCTGTGACAACTGCGAGACTTATCTGCAAATGAAGGGTAACCGCGAGATGGTCTATGACTGCACCAGCTCCTCCTTCGATGG GATCATTGCCATGATGAGCCCTGAGGACAGCTGGGTCTCCAAGTGGCAGCGGATCA gTACCTTCAAGCCAGGTGTCTATGCAGTGTCTGTGACCGGCCGCCTGCCACAAG GGATTGTCCGAGAGCTGAAGAGCCGTGGCGTGGCCTACAAGTCTCGGGACACAGCCATAAAAACATGA